TGATGGTCATGCTCGGTGTGGAACTCTTCGCGCCCGTCCTCCTCCCGAAACACGACTTCTTCATCTCGAGTCCTTTTATCTTCGGCGAGAAGATCGGGCTGTCGTTCATGCTCATCTCGCTGTATTCGGTCTTTTTCCATCTGACCCGCCGTTGGGCCCCCACGTATTCGTTGTTGAGCAAAAAGACGATTCACATTTACGTCGCGCATATCCTCTTCATCTTCGGAAACACATGGGTGTGGGGATTCGGCCGCGCATTTGCGGGCTCGCTGCACATCTGGCAGGGAGTGCTGATGGCCGCCGCGGCCATCGTCTTCAGCTTCACCGTCGGCATCGTGACCGCCCGCGCCGAACGCGATAATCCCGCCTTGCACGGCACGCTGCGATTCGGTTTTGCCTGCACACTGACCTATTTCCTCCTCTTCGGAGTCTGATACCCGTCCATGTCACACACTGAATCCGCAGACCGTCTCCCCCGGATAATATTTGCCGTTACCGTCGGACTCGGCTCGTGCATCGCGCTGCTTGCGCTTTTTGTGGAGCCGTATTTCTTCCAGTTTTACGGCGATGCCAACTCGCGTCTGGTGCAGACGCGCATGATCATCGACTCCACCAGCCCCGGCCTGCACTGGATTGGTTCCGTGTGGCTGCCGTTGCCGCAGTTGCTCTTCCTCCCGTTCTCGCTGATTGATCCGCTGTTCCGCACCGGGCTCGCGGGGTTTGTTGTGTGTATGCCGCTGCTCGGGTGGAGCGCGGTGCTCATGTACCGTCTGTTGCGCGATGTCACGGACGAGCCGATCGCCGCGGCGATCGGCGCGCTGTTTTTCGCGCTGAATCCCAACATGCTGTACATCAGCATGACGGCCATGACCGAGACGGTCACCCTGTTCTTCTTTATCGCCTCGGTGCAGCAATGGATGGTCTGGTTGCGCGGCCCGCGCGCCGGGCGTGCGCTGCCACTCCTTCTGGCGTCGCTTTCCGCGGCTGCCGCCACGCTCTGCCGGTACGAGGCCTGGATGTTCACCGCGGTGTTGTTTGCCTTCACACTCGTCGTCCTCCTCCGTCGCCGCGCACCCCTCGCCCGCGCGGGTGTTTCGGTCGCGCTGTCGCTGCTTATGTGGACGGGCGCGGCCTTCTGGCTGCTTTGGAATCACGTGCAGTTCGGCGACGCGTTCTACTTCAATCATGCCGAGTACTACTCGGCCGCGTGGCAGGCCGCGCACAGGCCCGTCCGCGCCCAATATTACCTGCAGTTCCGCAACGTGCTTTCGATTTACGGTGTGACGGCCGCAGCCATTTTCGGGTACGGCTTCCTGGCCGTCGCCGCCGCGGGCACGGTGCTGATGCTGCGCGCGCGCGGCCGCGCCCACAGTATCGCTCTCGCGCTGCTGTTGCTGGTGATGCCCTTCTTCACGCTGCTTTCGCTGTTCCGCGGTGTCGCGGAAATGACCGAGTGGTGGAACTCGCGATACGTGCTGCTCGCGTCGCCGTTTGTGTCGCTCGCCGTTGCGACGGCATGCGCGTGGTGGAAAGGCCGCGGCGGCGGTACACGCGCTCTGGTAACGGCGGCGGCGATTCTGTTTGCTCTCACGGCGGGACTGCAGATGTCCTTGCAGAAAGGCAACGTGGTGACCGTCGCCGATGCGGCAGGCGGATTCTATTACATGCAAACCCCGCACGCAACGGCCGTGGCCGAACATCTGCGCGCGCAGTACCGCGGAGGCGTCCTGTTCTGCGCCACTGGTTCGGGGCAGTCGCATCGAATACTGCAGCCCAGCGGCATCCCGACGAGATCGCTTGTCACCGGACTCAATTTCGACACGCGGAATCTGGACCTCGCCTTTGTCACGTCGTCGTACGAATGGGTGGTTGTCGGACTCGCACCCAGTCCCGACGGCGAAGTGATCGCGAAACACTGGCAGGCCAACGCCGCACTGCTCCAATCCGCCTACGACGAAGTGCTGCGAAACGACTACTACATCGTGTACAGAAAATCCGCCGCGACACGGACGTCGCGCGGCACATGAGGAGGCATCGAATGAACGCATCACGATACATCCGCGCGCTCGCGCTCGGTCTGTTGATCCTGCCCTGCGCAGACGTCGCAGCGCAAAGTGCTGCGGCCTCTGCGGATTCACTGCGCGCCGCACTCGACCGCAGCATCGGGGCCGTGTACGAAATCGTGTCGGGTCCGGCCGGACAGGAACGCGACTGGACGCGCTTCACGACGCTCTTTCATCCGGATGCGCGCCTTGTCTCGATACGCCGCCGCCACATCGACACCGTCGTGACACGTTCCATGACCCTGCAGGACTTTATCGAGCGCGCGACGGCTTCATCGCGGCGTTTCGGTTTTGCGGAGAAGGAGATTCATCGGCAATACGAACGCTTCGGCGATCTCGTCCATGTGTGGTCGGCCTACGAAGTGAATGCCGACGGTCCGCAGGGCGCGCGGACCTGGCGTGGCGTGAACAGCTTCCAGCTCGTGCGCGAAGGACGCGACTTCCGCATACTCTCGATTGCGTGGGAGGACGAGGCCCCGGGACTTGTCTACGAAAAACCCGCCGACTGAACGCGTGGCCGCTTGTTTTGCGCGGCGCCGGGTGTTTTGTATGTTGCCGGGTCAGTCCGCATCCCGCGTACTGCTCCCCTGATCGCTCTCCCACAGCCCCCGGAGTTTTCACCATGAAACGCGCGAGCACCTTGTGCCTCCTCGGTTTGTTCTGCCTTCTCCTCTCATCCTGTTCCAAAGAAGGGGAGTACTCGAGCGAACTGATTCCCGTCGTCATCGACGGAAAATTCGGCTATATCGATCCGACCGGCCAGGTCATGATCGCGCCGCAGTTCGACGCCGCCTCGGTCTTTTCCAACGGCCTCGCCCGCGTCATGAAAGACGGCAAGTGGGGCTTTATCGACACCAAGGGCGCCTACGCGATCGAGGCCAAATACGTGCGCGCCACGTGGTTCTCGGAAGGATATGCCTGCGTGGTGAAGGAGAACGGCTTCCCCGAGTTCATCAATGAAAAAGGCGAGACCATCGCGACGATGAAGGATGCTGAATCGGCCGGACTCGTCGTGGAAGGCCTGGCACCGGCGCGTATGAAGGACGACAAGTGGGGATTTGTGGCGCCCGACGGTACTGTCAAGATCCCGGCAACGTACGAGGAAGTCCGGTTCTTCTCGGACGGACTCGCCGCGGTGAAGGACGACAAGCAGAACTGGGGCTTCATCGACAAGGACGGCAAGGTTGTCGTCGCGCCCGCGTACCGCCGTACGCAGTATTTCCGCAACGGACTTGCAGCGGTGCAGGATGCGAAAGATCGTTGGGGCTACATCGACAAGACGGGCAAACTCGTCATAGAACACAAATATGAAAACGCGCAGGACTTCGTAGGCGATCTGGCCTTTGTGTCGCTCGAGGGGAAATTCGGCGCGATCGACAAGAGCGGCTCCATGGTTATCGCGCCCGCGTACACGGTTGCGGCGCCGTTCACCAACGGACTCGCGGCGGTGCGTGTCGGCGACTCCACAGGGTACATCGACGAGAAGGGCGAGATGGTCATCACGCCGCGTTTCCCGGTCGCTCTGCCCTTCATCGGTTCCGTCGCCATCGCCGGATCGAACGGGAAATACGGCCTCATCGACAGCAAGGGCGCCTATGTCGTGGAACCGCGCTACGAGCGTTTCGACTTGTCGTACCTGCAGGCGCTCAATGAAGGCATCATGGACATCGGCGAATACTTCGTCGTCACCACCGACTATTTCGACGCCAAGGCCGCGGCCGAAGGTGTGTTGAAGAAAACAAGCGCCGAGGCCTTCCTCGGTGTGAACGGCGCCACCACCTTCGCGGATGTGCGCGCATTACACACAAACATCGCGGATCCGCAGCCGGAGCAGGTCGAAGTCCTTATCGACCGGCGGCGAAATGTGACGTCCGGCCTCACGATCGGATCGATGCGTTACACCTTCGCGAGCACGGTGTACGAAAATCCGGGCGCGCTGCTGCGTTCGCTTTCCGTCGAATGCCTTGTGTACGGAGCCGGGAAGCGCGAGGCCTTTATCACGGCGCTGAAAAAGGCGCTGCAGGCCAAGACGGGCATGACCATGACCGAAGGCGAGGGCAACCGCACGGTGTTCAGCGGCGGAACCTGGAGGATCGAAATCCAGGGCGGTTCGCGTGTCACAACACTGGCCGCGTTTTTCTAGACCGGCATACTCCGCCTGAAATAGCGACGGAGCACGGGAGCGACAATGCGCTCCTTCGTGCTCCGTCATTTTTTTTATCGACCCGCCGAGGTTGCAGGCCGCGCGTCCGTGTCAGTCCAGACGTTTGGTCACTTCGACGAGCGAGCTGCCCACGTCGGGGGTGACCGCAAAGTCGCGGCTGCGGAACACGTTGACCATGCGCGGATTGTCGGCCGTGGTCTGCGCCACCACTTCGCGGACGCCGAGGTCGCGCGCGATGTCGAGGCAGTAGTCCGTGAGCAGTCCGCCAAGACCGCGGTTCTGCCACGCATCGGCGACCAGCACCGCGTACTCGGCGTCGGTGAAATCGGGCGACGCGATGAGCCGTCCCACGCCGAGCAGGCGTCTGACGCCGTCCTCTTCGTGTTCCGCCACGATGGCGATCTCGCGTTCATAGTCGATGTAGCAGTAGTGCACCGCGGCCTGATGTGATTCCCAATGGAAGAAGGAGCGGAAACGTGTGTAGATGGATTCGCGAGAACAACTGCGCAACAGATCGAACCACAGCGGCTCGTCCTCGGGTTTGATGGGGCGCAGCAGAATGCGTGTGCCGTCCTCGAGCGCGGTCTCCCGCACGTACTCCTCGGGGTAGGGCCGCAGCGCGAGATGCGCGTACGTTCCATGGGCCACGGGCTCGCGCGACATCACGATGCGCGCGTCGAGCGCGATGGCGTCGTCGGGACGGACGAGCAGCGGATTGATGTCGAGTTCCTCGATCTCCGGATAGTCGGCCGCGAGGTAGGAGAGCCGGATCAGGATCTCGATCAGCCGATCGACATCCATGGGCTGCTGCCCGCGGTACCCTTCGAGCAGCGGCCAGATCTTGAGTGACGAAAGCATGTTGCGCGCGAGCCGCTCGTTGAGCGGCGGGAAGCCGAGAGCGCGGTCCTTGAATAATTCAGCCGTGATGCCGCCCATGCCCGCCATGATGACCGTTCCGAAGACGGGGTCCTTCTTGAATCCGAGTATCATCTCAACCGCGCCCGACGTGCGCACCATGCGCTGCACCGTTGCGCCCTCGAGACGGGCCTCGGGCATCGCCGCGCGCGCGCGCGACTGCAGCGTGTCGAAGGCCTCTATCACGCTGTCGCGGTCGAGAAGGTTGAGTATCACGCCTCCCACCTCGGTTTTGTGCGAGATGTCGGGCGAGAGAATTTTCAGCACGACAGGGTAGCCGATACGGTCGGCGATGTCGGCCGCTGCATGGGCGTCGGCCGCGGGCCAGGGCCGGGTGGACGGGATGCCGTAGGCCTCGAGCAGCATCTTGGAGACGTGTTCGGGGAGCACCGGCCCCTCCTGCCCGATCATCGACGCGAACTGTGTTTTCACCTGCGCGCGGTCGTACGGGATGTGCACGGGCACGTCTTTCGGCGTCTCGTACAACGTCTCGAGATTGCGCGCGTGCGAGACCAGTGTCATGAACGCGCGCACACCCTGTTCGGGCGTGGTGTAGGTGGGCACGCCCGCGTCGTTGAGGAAACGCACGCCATCGCGCATGCTGGCTCCGCCGAGCCAGGCCGCGAGCACGGGCTTCGAGGATTTTTGCGCGATGTCGGCGACGACCTTGGCGATCGATGTGGGATTGGTCATCGCCTGCGGCGTGAGGATCACGAGCACGGCGTCGATACCCGTGTCGTCGAGCAGAATGGCGAGCGCCTTTTCGAAACGTTTCGAGCGCGCGTCACCCAGGACGTCGACGGGATTTCCGTGCGACCAGATCGGCGGCAGGCACTCGTTGAGCCGCGTAAGTGTCGCGTCCGACAGCGGCGCAAGCGAGCCGCCGGCCTCGAGCAAGGCGTCGCTTGCCATGACGCCGGGTCCGCCCGCGTTGGTCAGGATCGCGAGGCGCGGACCATGCGGCGTCTTCTGCCGTCCGAGCAGTTCCGCGCAGTCGAAGATCTCGCCGATGTCGTACACGCGGGTGACGCCGACGCGCCGGAAGGCCGCGTCGTACACGGCGTCTTCCGAGGCCATCGCGCCCGTGTGCGACGCGGCGGCGGCGGCCGATTCGCCGAAGCGGCCCGCCTTGTAGGCGAGGATCGGCTTGGTGCGCGCGAACGATCGCGCGGCCGACATAAACTCGCGCGCGCGGTTGATCGATTCGACGTACAGAATTATCGCCTTCGTTTTTTCGTCCTCGCCGAAATAATCGATGAGGTCGCCCACGTCCACATCCATCGCGTTGCCGATCGAGACGAAATACGAGAAGCCGAGTTTCTCGTCGATGGCCCAGTCGAGCACCGAGGAACAGAGCGCGCCGGACTGTGAGATAAAGGCGACATGGCCGTCGCGCGGCATGCCGTTCGCGAAGCTGGCGTTGAGACCAAAACCGGGAGCGATGACGCCGAGGCAGTTCGGCCCGAGCGCGCGCATCGAGGGGAAACGCGCGAGGGCGGCGCGAACCTCGTCCTCGAGCTGCCGGCCTTCGGGTCCGACTTCACGGAAGCCGGCCGAGTTGACGATGAGTCCGCCGACACCGGCCTCGCCGCATTCGATCACCGCCGCGGGCACCTGCGCCGCTGCGGTGCAGATGATGCCCAGGTCGGGCGTTTTCGGCAGCGAGCGCACGTCGGGATAACAGGGGATGCCCAGCACCGCCTCGCTCGTGGCGCTGACCGGGTACACAACGCCGCGGAAACCGCCGCCGACGAGATTGCTGAGTATCTTTCCCCCGACGCTCTGCGGGTTGGGGGTGACGCCGACAACGGCGATGCGTTTCGGCTGGAAAATGGGGTCGAGATTGTGGACAGGCATGAGGTGCGTGATGTGTTGATCGGTGAAGAGGGAAATGCGCGCATCGTGGGAGCGGGCAGGGTGTCGCGGCAGGGGAAAAATACGGCGCGGCGGAACAGGGAAAAAATAGGAGCTGATAGTCCGAAATACTGCCGGTTTCAAATGTTCGCCGCGTCGGATACTTTGCGGGCATGGAAACACGGGACGCGTACACGGATCAGGTGCCGGAGGAGGCGCGGCGGGAGCGGCTCGCGGCGCTGTACCGCGAGGTCTTCTCGTCCGATCCGTCCGGCATACTTGCGCTGCGCGGCGACGGTTCCGAACGCCGCATCTACCGGCTGCGCGGCGACGGACATTCGGTCATCGGCATCTGGGGCGACAATGTTCCCGAGAACCGCGCCTTCCTGGGCTTCACCGCGTCCTTCCTCCGCTGCGGCCTGCCCGTGCCGCGTATCCATGCCGTTGCCTCCGACGAGCGCGCCTACATCGAGGAGGATCTCGGCGACGATCTGCTCTTCGACTGGGCGCGGACGCGCCGCGTGGAGGGCGACCTCAATGCGGAGGCCTTCGACATGTATGCCGAGGTGCTGCGTGATCTCGTACGCTTCCAGATCGACGCAGCGGAGGCGGTGGACTACGGCCTCTGTTACCAATGGCCGGAATTCGGCCTCGAAGCGCTGACGTTCGACATGCAGTATTTCCGCGAGCAGTTTCTCGAACGCAGCGGCGCACGCTTCGACCGCGCGGCGTACGACGAGGACTGCGGCCGCCTCATAACCTATCTCCTGCGCGCGGACCGCACCCATTTCCTGTACCGCGACTTCCAGTCGCGCAATGTGCTGGTGTGCGGCGGCATGCCGCGCTACATCGACTATCAGTCCGGCAGGCGGGGCGCCCTGCACTACGATGCCGCCTCGTTGCTCTACGATGCCAAGGCGCGGATCGGCACGGAAACCCGTCGCGCGCTGCTTGACGAATATCTTGCGGCGGTGTCCAGGCGCCTGCCCGTCGACACTGCGGAGTTTTACCCGCTCTTCGACGCGTATGCCGTGGCGCGGGTGATGCAGGCACTCGGGGCCTTCGGAAAACTCGGCCTGTATCTCGGCAAACCCGGCTTCCGCTCATCCATCCCTCCCGCGCTCGAAAATCTGCGCGGCCTGGCTGAACACGCCGAGGTGTTCCGCGCTCTGCCCGCCCTGCGCACTCTTTTTCAGGCGCTTCCCGACATGCTGTCGGACCATGATTTTTCTGAACCCTGACCGCAGGCCCGCCCGTCCGACACCCACGGACCCGTGCGTTCGGGTGCGACGTGTTGTTTCCCGAGTACGCGGGCCTCATCTTGAAAATTGTCCCTGTATCCGGGACCGCGGGCGGGACGGGTATAAACAGAATACACACTCCGAAACAGTTCAAATACATGGCTCTTCACGTCACCATATTCTCGTTCGGATTCAGCCGCAGCGGACTTCCACGCGACAGGCACGGCAACGGGGGCGGATTTGTCTTCGACTGCCGTTTTCTCCCGAATCCGGTGTATGTGCCGCATCTCGCGCCGCTATCGGGCAAGGACGACGCGGTGGTCGAATACTTCGCGCAGCAGGAAACCGCGCTGCAGTTTGTGGACCGTGTCACGGCCATGATCGACTCCGCGGTCGATTCGTACCTCGAGCGCGGCTACGAGGATCTTCAGGTGGCCTTCGGCTGCACCGGCGGACAACACCGATCCGTGTATTGCGCCGAGCGCCTCACGGCGCATCTGCGAGCGCGCGGCATCACCGTCGCGCTTCACCACGCCGAGGAGGGTGCCTACTGGTGAAGGCGCTCGTACTCGCGGCCGGATACGGCACACGTCTTGCACCCCTGACGGAAAGCACACCGAAGGCGCTTGTTCCCGTCGCGGGCCGCCCGATGATCGCGCACGCAATCGATCATTGCATTATGGCCGGTTGCGACACCATCGTCGTGAACGCGCACCATCACGCCGACCAGCTCGTGCGGCATGTGCGCGAGACCGAGTACGGCGCGCCCGTTGTGGTGTCAGTCGAGGAGGTGATACTCGGTACCGGCGGTGGCATTCTTGCGGCGCGGCGCTGGCTCGACGACGGCGAACCCTTCCTCGTGCACAATGCCGACATCGTATCCGACATCGACCTGCGCGGGCTCGTGCATGCCGCGGAGGCGGATCACTGCCTCGCCGCTCTCGCGGTGAATACGCGCGAAACCTCCCGCGGCGTGCTCTTCGACGCGGACCTGCGCTTCCTCGGCAAGGAGGTGTGGTTTGCGGATGCACCCGCGTCGGCCACCCGCCGTTTCGGATTCTGCGGCGTACACGCCATCCATCCGCGTATTTTTTCTCTCGGCCATGCCGAGGGTTTTTCCGACATTTTCGACATATACCGCCTGGGCCTCGATAGCGGCCTGTACCTCGTGGCGCGGCCGCACGGCGGACGCTGGCGCGACCTCGGCTCGGTCGAGAGCATCACGCGGTACGAGGCGGATATGCGCGAGGCTTCCGCATCGCCGTCCGCGGACGCGCCGCGCGATTCACACCGACATTCCACAAGCGATTCCTAAAAAGATGGCACCACTCCGTTCCGCGATCATCCTGCTTCTTACTCTCACACCGCTGCTGCTCAACGCGCAGTCGCGCGCGGGCAACGATCCGAAGCGCGTCGCGGCAGATGCGTGTGTCACGTCCTTCATGCAGTGGCAGCCCGAGCGGCTTGCGGCGCTGCTGCATCCCGGGCTGCTGCAGCTCCGGCCCATCGACATGTGGAAGTCGTTCCGGCAGCAGGTGCTGAACATGGGAGGCAAATACCTCGGGCATCGATATCACCGATCCTCGCGGAAACACGATGTGACGACGCTGGTGTACCGCGTCACGTTCGCGCGTGATTCGCTCGAGTTTCTCGTCTCAATCGATTCCCTGAATCTGGTGGAGTCCTTTTCGGCCGAGGTCATCGAACAGACCTTCAGCTACCCCGCGCCGCCCCACGCGTCACGGTCGCGCTTCACGGAAAAGAAACTCACACTGGCCGTCGACAGCGCGCGCCTGCCTGCCCGTATCGCCGTGCCCAAGGGCAAGGGACGTTTCCCGGCCGTGGTGCTTGTGCATGACGCGGGACCACACGACATGGACATGACCACCGGCGGCCTGAAACCCCTGCGCGACATCGCCTGGGGATTGGCCTCGCGCGGTGTCGTCACGCTGCGCTACGAGAAGCGGACCCGCGTGCTCGGCCGCGCTTTCGACATGCGCGGCGCGACGGTGAAACAGGAAATCACCGACGATGTGCGCGCTGCGGTGCGCCTGCTCGCCGCCCGCCGCGACGTGGACCCGTCGAAGATACTCGTCGCGGGCTACGGTCTCGGCGGCATGACCCTGCCCGATCTTGCGCGGGCCGACAGCGCCGTGCGCGGCATCGCGCTCCTCTCCGTGCCGGGGCGTCCGCTCGAGGACGTGCTCGACGCGCAGTTGCACGAGCGCCTCGCGCAGATGGATTCCTCCGCGCAGGACGAGCGGACGCGCATCGAACAGTCGCTTGCCGCGCTTGCGCGTGTGCGCAAAGGCGGCGCGTCCGCGACCGATATTGTCATGGGTGTTCCTGCCTCATACTTCTACGACCTCCGCGGCCGCGATCAGGTCGTGAGCGCGTCGGTGCTCGACATTCCCATGCTCCTTGTCACGGCGGGCCGCGACACGCAGGTGGGCGCCGTCGACCGCGACATCTGGGCGCGCACGCTCGGCGCGAAAAAGAACGTGCGCCTGCACTTCTGCGAGAATTGCTCGCATCTGTTGAACGACACCGCCGAAGCCGCCGCGATGGGGCATGTGACGGAAGAGGTTCTCACACTTCTCGCCGCATGGGCGCAGGGGCGCTGAGTCTCAAGGCCTGGATTGCCGCGACCGGAACGCCGCTCGACCCGCCGCGGCTGCAAAACTCAGACGCTGTGTTGCACTATCGCCGCGGCGCGTTCGAACACGTCTTCGAGAGCGGGCCCGAGCAGCGCGGGATCGTCGGTCTTGCTCGGCACATTGTGGAACACGACGTAGGGCACCGCGCGTCCCTTGATCTCGATGTGGGTGGGTGAGGCAGCCGAGACCTCGTCCCAATCGATGTGGCGATAGAGGCGCTCGAGTTTCTCGTCGGGAAGGCCGTGCTCGAGGATGCTGTCGGGGCGCGCGGGATTGTAGCGCTTGCGGTTTTTCCGCAGCGATTCCTCGTAGGTGACGTCGATAAAAACGATGACGGCGCGCTCGAGGATACGATCCGTGAGATGCGCAAAGGCCGAGGCGTATCCGCCGTGTTCGGTGCCGCGCGAGAATTCGATGACTGCCGTGCGTGTCGTGTGGTAGTTTTCGTCGCGCAGATGTTTGTCGTACTCAAGGCCGATGCGCTCGATGAGCAGGTCCCACTGGTACTGGTGGAGGAAGTAGCCGTCGGCGTCGGTGTGTATGCGCGGTTTCCCGAGGCGTTTTTCCAGAATGGCGTCTTCTTCGAACCAGGTCCAGAGCATGGGGAAATCGTCGATCTCGTCGAATTCCCCGATGCCGAATCGGCGCAGCCGGTCTTCGACGGGAGTCTTCTTCAGATAATCGATCACTTCGGATTTGCCCGCGGCGGGGCGGCCTATCAGGATAATGACATCGAATTTGTGTGAAATCATGCCGGAACTCGAATGAATGAGTATGGAACAGTGAATGACGGACGGAACACGGGCAACGCGCCTCAGTGCGCTCCGCTCGAGCTGGGTCGCGCGTTCCAGAGCACCAGCATGAGCACCGCGCCTATGAGCGAGAAGCCGATCATGCTGGGACCCCAGACGGTCCACCCGAAGTTTTCCAGCAGCCAGCCCATGCCGAGACCCACGGCGGCGCCGCCGATGTACTGCATGCCGTCGAACATGCCCGCAGCGGTGGCCGCGGCCTTCTGGCCGCCGAAGTCCATCGACGCCGTGCCCGAGAGCATCGAGTGCACGATACTGATCGCCATGGAATTGACGATGAAGGCGGCGATGATGAAATCGGTGTTTGTTGTCTGCCACACCACGGCGAGCGCGGCGATCTGCAGCGCGTATCCGATGAATGCCACGGGGGTCCGCCGCGAGTTGAAGAACCAGTCCGAAATGGTGCCGGCCATAAAGGCGCCGAGTATGCCTGCGAGCACGACGGCTATCGCGCCCTTTTGGAATACGGGCGAATCGAGCGGCAGATGCTGCGCCTCCTGCATGTAACGCGGGAACCACTGCTCGAAGCCGTGCCGAACGAAGCCGGTGCAGAATTCCGCCGCCGCAATCGTGATGGTGACGGGATTTGTGAACACCTTCCGGAACACAAAACGGAAATCGACCTTGCCGGTGTAGCCGCTGGTGGCGTCGGCAGTGTCGAGCGGCGGGAGCCCCGCATCCTCGGGCTTGTCGCGCACAAACATCCAGGTCAGGAACGACATGATCGACACGATGACCGCAGGGATAAAAAAGACCCACTGCCAGGGAAGCACGGTCACGATGATGCCGCCGAGAAAAAAGATCAGCGCGCGGCCGCTCTGTATCATCGATCCGAAGATGGCCGAGAACACGCCGCGCTCGCGCACATGGAACCAGCCGCTGTTCACCTTGATGAGAGAGAGCGCGCTGTACGACTGGAAGTAGTTGTTCAGCGCCCAGGTGACGGTGAAATACCCGAGCAGGAAGGAACCCGTGCCGAGGAAATTGAGATAAGCGCCGAGGCCGAAAAGCAGATTGAATACCGCCGCGCCGATGGATCCGATCAGCATCGCGCGCCGGCCGCCGATACGGTCGGCGATGGGGCCGTTGAAGAGCGCCGAGAATCCGTACAAGGTCAGGGCCGCGGTGATGATGGCGCCGATCTCCGTTTTGTCCCATCCATAGTTGTCGGAGAGGGCCTTGTTGGCGAAACTCAAATTGTAGCGCGCCATGTACATCACCGCGTAGGTGAAGCCGAGCGTCAGCCAGTTGATGCCGCGGCGCCTGCGGAAGGTCTCGTCGTGGTTGAGCGGATTTCTCTTGAAGTTCATGCGGTCCGGCCTCTGTGAAGGAAAAAAAAGATAGGACAAATCGTGATGGCGCACCAGCGGGACCATTCGCAAATGCGGCGGCGAAGGGCGATATTTCCGGTTTCTCCGCAATCATGACACGCGACGAAGATCAGGAACAGCAGCCCCGAAAAATCGACAAGCGCAAGAGCGTCGAGAAGCTCTGGCGCAAGGGCGAGACGCG
This window of the Ignavibacteriota bacterium genome carries:
- a CDS encoding nuclear transport factor 2 family protein, whose amino-acid sequence is MNASRYIRALALGLLILPCADVAAQSAAASADSLRAALDRSIGAVYEIVSGPAGQERDWTRFTTLFHPDARLVSIRRRHIDTVVTRSMTLQDFIERATASSRRFGFAEKEIHRQYERFGDLVHVWSAYEVNADGPQGARTWRGVNSFQLVREGRDFRILSIAWEDEAPGLVYEKPAD
- a CDS encoding WG repeat-containing protein; protein product: MKRASTLCLLGLFCLLLSSCSKEGEYSSELIPVVIDGKFGYIDPTGQVMIAPQFDAASVFSNGLARVMKDGKWGFIDTKGAYAIEAKYVRATWFSEGYACVVKENGFPEFINEKGETIATMKDAESAGLVVEGLAPARMKDDKWGFVAPDGTVKIPATYEEVRFFSDGLAAVKDDKQNWGFIDKDGKVVVAPAYRRTQYFRNGLAAVQDAKDRWGYIDKTGKLVIEHKYENAQDFVGDLAFVSLEGKFGAIDKSGSMVIAPAYTVAAPFTNGLAAVRVGDSTGYIDEKGEMVITPRFPVALPFIGSVAIAGSNGKYGLIDSKGAYVVEPRYERFDLSYLQALNEGIMDIGEYFVVTTDYFDAKAAAEGVLKKTSAEAFLGVNGATTFADVRALHTNIADPQPEQVEVLIDRRRNVTSGLTIGSMRYTFASTVYENPGALLRSLSVECLVYGAGKREAFITALKKALQAKTGMTMTEGEGNRTVFSGGTWRIEIQGGSRVTTLAAFF
- a CDS encoding bifunctional acetate--CoA ligase family protein/GNAT family N-acetyltransferase: MPVHNLDPIFQPKRIAVVGVTPNPQSVGGKILSNLVGGGFRGVVYPVSATSEAVLGIPCYPDVRSLPKTPDLGIICTAAAQVPAAVIECGEAGVGGLIVNSAGFREVGPEGRQLEDEVRAALARFPSMRALGPNCLGVIAPGFGLNASFANGMPRDGHVAFISQSGALCSSVLDWAIDEKLGFSYFVSIGNAMDVDVGDLIDYFGEDEKTKAIILYVESINRAREFMSAARSFARTKPILAYKAGRFGESAAAAASHTGAMASEDAVYDAAFRRVGVTRVYDIGEIFDCAELLGRQKTPHGPRLAILTNAGGPGVMASDALLEAGGSLAPLSDATLTRLNECLPPIWSHGNPVDVLGDARSKRFEKALAILLDDTGIDAVLVILTPQAMTNPTSIAKVVADIAQKSSKPVLAAWLGGASMRDGVRFLNDAGVPTYTTPEQGVRAFMTLVSHARNLETLYETPKDVPVHIPYDRAQVKTQFASMIGQEGPVLPEHVSKMLLEAYGIPSTRPWPAADAHAAADIADRIGYPVVLKILSPDISHKTEVGGVILNLLDRDSVIEAFDTLQSRARAAMPEARLEGATVQRMVRTSGAVEMILGFKKDPVFGTVIMAGMGGITAELFKDRALGFPPLNERLARNMLSSLKIWPLLEGYRGQQPMDVDRLIEILIRLSYLAADYPEIEELDINPLLVRPDDAIALDARIVMSREPVAHGTYAHLALRPYPEEYVRETALEDGTRILLRPIKPEDEPLWFDLLRSCSRESIYTRFRSFFHWESHQAAVHYCYIDYEREIAIVAEHEEDGVRRLLGVGRLIASPDFTDAEYAVLVADAWQNRGLGGLLTDYCLDIARDLGVREVVAQTTADNPRMVNVFRSRDFAVTPDVGSSLVEVTKRLD
- a CDS encoding phosphotransferase, with protein sequence METRDAYTDQVPEEARRERLAALYREVFSSDPSGILALRGDGSERRIYRLRGDGHSVIGIWGDNVPENRAFLGFTASFLRCGLPVPRIHAVASDERAYIEEDLGDDLLFDWARTRRVEGDLNAEAFDMYAEVLRDLVRFQIDAAEAVDYGLCYQWPEFGLEALTFDMQYFREQFLERSGARFDRAAYDEDCGRLITYLLRADRTHFLYRDFQSRNVLVCGGMPRYIDYQSGRRGALHYDAASLLYDAKARIGTETRRALLDEYLAAVSRRLPVDTAEFYPLFDAYAVARVMQALGAFGKLGLYLGKPGFRSSIPPALENLRGLAEHAEVFRALPALRTLFQALPDMLSDHDFSEP
- a CDS encoding ATP-binding protein; amino-acid sequence: MALHVTIFSFGFSRSGLPRDRHGNGGGFVFDCRFLPNPVYVPHLAPLSGKDDAVVEYFAQQETALQFVDRVTAMIDSAVDSYLERGYEDLQVAFGCTGGQHRSVYCAERLTAHLRARGITVALHHAEEGAYW
- a CDS encoding nucleotidyltransferase family protein — its product is MKALVLAAGYGTRLAPLTESTPKALVPVAGRPMIAHAIDHCIMAGCDTIVVNAHHHADQLVRHVRETEYGAPVVVSVEEVILGTGGGILAARRWLDDGEPFLVHNADIVSDIDLRGLVHAAEADHCLAALAVNTRETSRGVLFDADLRFLGKEVWFADAPASATRRFGFCGVHAIHPRIFSLGHAEGFSDIFDIYRLGLDSGLYLVARPHGGRWRDLGSVESITRYEADMREASASPSADAPRDSHRHSTSDS